A stretch of DNA from Castor canadensis chromosome 2, mCasCan1.hap1v2, whole genome shotgun sequence:
TGTGCACACTTGAAGGTACATGCAACACATGCACTACAGGCAGTGCACACGTGGAACAGGATGTCCACATGACGTGTGCTGCAGAACCTCAGTGCAGACATACACATATGCACCCTTACAGACTCACAGACCTATGAGCATGATGCGTGTACACTGTCCTTGACCCCCTCCACAACAGGCCAGTTTCCTTCCTTGTTAAGAGACCAAGAGGACAGGTATGACAGCAAATGCCTGGTAAAAGTGCTCTGTAGGTAGATGCAGGAAGGTTGCAAGTTCAAGGCAGTAAGACACAGTTTCAAAAACAAGAGTGACCAGGAGATGGgctgggttttgggtttttttttgggtgccTCTGACTGAGCAGGAAAGGGCTGATGGACCTCAAGATGTCTTCTGGAGGAGGCCCCACTTGTCTTGCCAGCCTCCCCTCTCCCTAGGCTTGACTTCTGCCCTTCACCCTGGCCCTGCTCAGCAGCCCCACCCAGCCAGGCCCTGGGCACCAGCTGATTATGGCCATGTCACTTGAGCCCAGGCGGGGTTGATGCTTGTGTGGGGCTATTTTTAAGcatccccccgcccccgccccaccAAGCAGCTCCCATACTGGCCACCAGCCACTGCCTGTCCCTCTTAGAATGCTGATTGGCAGTtggctggggtgggggctgggaagACTGTTATAAAGCTGAGAGTGCTAGGGAGGCAGCTGTCCCTGCCTGGAGCCCCCCAGGTCCCTCTGCTACCATGGCCGCCCACCGCTTAGTAATGGTCCGCCACGGAGAGAGCACATGGAACCAGGAAAACCGTTTTTGTGGGTGGTTTGATGCAGAGCTGAGTGAGAAGGGGGCAGAGGAGGCCAAGAGGGGTGCCATTGCAATCAAGGATGCCAAGATGGAGTTTGACATATGCTACACGTCGGTGCTGAAGCGGGCCATCCACACCCTGTGGACCATCCTGGACGGCACAGACCAAATGTGGCTGCCTGTGGTGCGCACTTGGCGCCTCAACGAGCGGCACTATGGGGGCCTCACTGGTCTCAACAAGGCTGAGACAGCCGCAAAGCACGGGGAGGAGCAGGTAAAGATCTGGAGGCGCTCTTTCGACATCCCACCGCCACCAATGGATGAGAAGCACCCCTACTACAACGTCATCAGCAAGGTGGGCCACTGGGAAGGCCTGGCAGCCAGGTGTGTGTGGGAGGCAGTATCCAGGGAGGGAACAAGTGTCCTGGTGCCTCCCCTTTGCCCCACCAGGAACGTCGGTATGCAGGCCTGAAGCCAGGGGAGTTGCCTACCTGTGAGAGCCTCAAGGACACCATTGCCCGGGCCCTCCCCTTCTGGAATGAGGAGATCGCCCCCCAGATCAAGGCTGGCAAGCGTGTGCTCATTGCAGCCCATGGGAACAGCCTGCGGGGCATCGTGAAGCACCTGGAAGGTGAGGCCCACCCTCaggtggggtgagggggaggCAGGTGGGAGTGATAATCCTGACTTGTTTCAGCAGTTTAGCAGATGTGGTGGTTTCAAAAGGGGATTGAACTGAGGTTGAAGAACGTTTACAAAATTGTTCTGTGACTTTTGTTCCATTTCTGTGTATACACTGAGTCGCTATGGGAAAGACTGTGCATTTAGTCTGcaccaccactgtgcctggctccacAGGAGCTGATCAGAGGTAGGGTAGGTTTGAGGGTGGCATCTTGCCCAATGACACCTAGCTTGGAAAAGGAAGTGTTGGGACACAGGGCACTTAGCTGTGGCACTCTGGGCAGGCCACTTACATGACTGGGGAGCTCATGGTGCTGTCTGGTACTGCCTGCATTTTTCTTGtaacagggtctcgctatgtagcccaggatggcctcaaaaatcaagatccttctgcctgtttccctgagtgctgggattccagacaTGCACCTTCTTAATGTAGGGTTCAGCCAGGAACACCCTCCTCCCCATGGGTCCTCCTCACCACACTTTCTCTAGGTAAAAATAAGAGCAGCCAAAGACAGGTGCAGAGTTATGAGCTGCCTTAAGACCTGGGGCTTGTAGTGGGGCTCCCAATGAAGAGGGCCTTGGTGGCCACATGCCATTGGGAGGCTTCCGATTATGGTCTCTCCACTGGGTCTTAAGATACCAGGACAATCTAAATTAGCCTCTAGAAGACTGGCAAGCTTGCTGGGACCCTAACAAGGGAATGGAATGCACCCCAGGTCTCCAGCTCCTGGGAGCTGATGCCCTGAGCCTAGATGAGGGAGTGGGACCTCTGCCCCTCCCTTCGGGAGGTCCCAGGCAGCCCCACATGCCTCCCTCAGCCTGCTCTGGGGAAAGAGGCACATGGCCAAGTGTGACAAGTGGGACTTCAGTGAGAATGAGGGTATCTCTGACTCCCCAGAGAACATTCTGAAGTTGTCCTGCATGGTGGGGGCAGGGTGATGGCAATCCCAAAGGTTGAGCTGCTATTCCTGGCAGGGCCGTAGCAGGCGGGCTCAGGT
This window harbors:
- the Pgam2 gene encoding phosphoglycerate mutase 2, encoding MAAHRLVMVRHGESTWNQENRFCGWFDAELSEKGAEEAKRGAIAIKDAKMEFDICYTSVLKRAIHTLWTILDGTDQMWLPVVRTWRLNERHYGGLTGLNKAETAAKHGEEQVKIWRRSFDIPPPPMDEKHPYYNVISKERRYAGLKPGELPTCESLKDTIARALPFWNEEIAPQIKAGKRVLIAAHGNSLRGIVKHLEGMSDQAIMELNLPTGIPIVYELDQTLKPTKPMRFLGDEETVRKAMEAVAAQGKAK